The Faecalibacter sp. LW9 genome has a segment encoding these proteins:
- a CDS encoding S8 family serine peptidase, giving the protein MKKTLFSLAFALLVSTFSIAQETTPRTDIDLTKWHHMSFEESGIYGVNTDKALQFLKDKKIKAHPFVVGVLDSGVEVTHEDLKDNVWVNPKEKKDGVDNDKNGYIDDLHGWNFIGGKDGKNVDADTLELTRLLVKYKKMFETDKNAESNKTKFTKEFESYTKLKKEYEEKLAEAKPNASQYRMIYDNLKTPVDALVKEIGDKKLTEEFMLSFQPQSEVSKQGMMLFAMVPPEAWKGKTMTEFGAEIMSEIGEVAKYYEDQVNYHLNLDYDPRAIVGDNYENIKEYIYGNNDVDGPDSNHGTHVSGIIAAKRNNGIGMDGIAGDGNVKILSVRTVPNGDERDKDVANAIRYAVDQGAKVLNMSFGKAYSPDKEVVWDAFKYAEKKGVLLIKAAGNDDLNIDVDIHYPTVYNDKGEAVSNNVITVGSSTSDPLVLKSSFSNYGKKSVDVFAPGSEIYSAIPTRDGKYKSNSGTSMASPVVAGVAALIWSHYPSLTASQVKQIIMESVNKNDQLKEISVTGGVVDAYKAVQLADKMVSKKK; this is encoded by the coding sequence ATGAAAAAAACACTATTTAGTTTAGCATTTGCTTTACTAGTATCTACTTTCTCTATCGCACAAGAAACAACTCCAAGAACTGATATTGATTTAACAAAATGGCATCATATGTCATTCGAAGAGTCAGGAATCTATGGAGTAAACACAGATAAAGCCTTACAATTTTTAAAAGATAAAAAAATAAAAGCTCACCCTTTTGTTGTTGGGGTGTTAGACTCAGGAGTTGAAGTAACGCATGAAGATCTAAAAGACAATGTGTGGGTGAATCCTAAAGAAAAGAAAGATGGGGTTGATAATGACAAAAATGGATACATAGATGATCTCCATGGATGGAATTTTATTGGTGGTAAAGATGGAAAGAATGTCGATGCCGATACCTTGGAATTAACTCGTCTCTTAGTGAAATACAAAAAAATGTTTGAAACAGATAAAAATGCTGAATCTAACAAAACAAAATTCACGAAGGAATTTGAATCATACACAAAATTAAAAAAAGAATACGAAGAAAAATTAGCGGAGGCTAAACCTAACGCAAGTCAATATCGTATGATTTATGATAATTTAAAAACACCTGTTGATGCGTTAGTAAAAGAAATTGGAGATAAGAAATTGACTGAAGAATTCATGCTTTCTTTCCAACCTCAATCAGAAGTTTCAAAACAAGGAATGATGTTATTTGCGATGGTTCCGCCAGAAGCATGGAAAGGGAAAACCATGACAGAATTTGGTGCTGAAATAATGAGTGAAATTGGCGAAGTTGCTAAGTATTACGAAGATCAGGTCAATTATCACTTAAACCTAGATTATGATCCACGTGCAATCGTAGGTGACAATTATGAAAACATCAAAGAATACATCTATGGAAACAATGATGTTGATGGACCTGACTCAAACCACGGAACACATGTATCTGGAATTATTGCTGCAAAACGTAATAATGGAATCGGAATGGATGGAATTGCTGGAGATGGAAATGTAAAAATTCTTTCAGTTCGTACTGTACCAAATGGTGATGAACGTGATAAAGATGTTGCCAATGCGATTCGTTATGCTGTAGATCAAGGGGCAAAAGTATTAAATATGTCATTCGGTAAAGCCTACTCTCCAGACAAAGAAGTCGTATGGGATGCATTTAAATATGCTGAAAAGAAAGGAGTATTATTGATTAAAGCAGCAGGAAACGATGATTTAAATATTGATGTAGATATTCACTACCCTACAGTTTATAACGACAAAGGGGAAGCCGTTTCAAATAATGTGATTACAGTGGGATCTTCTACAAGTGATCCTTTAGTCTTAAAATCAAGTTTCTCAAACTACGGTAAAAAATCAGTAGACGTTTTTGCTCCAGGTTCTGAAATTTATTCTGCTATTCCAACACGTGATGGAAAATACAAATCAAATTCTGGAACATCTATGGCATCTCCTGTCGTAGCAGGTGTAGCTGCTTTAATTTGGTCACACTATCCTAGTTTAACGGCTTCTCAAGTGAAACAAATCATTATGGAATCGGTTAATAAAAATGATCAGTTAAAAGAAATTTCTGTTACTGGTGGAGTCGTAGACGCTTATAAAGCTGTTCAACTAGCAGATAAAATGGTTTCTAAAAAGAAATAA
- the pepE gene encoding dipeptidase PepE, with the protein MINPNYRLLVISTSTIHGSGYLEYIREEIIDFLQTDELLFIPYARPSGITHDDYTSNVEHALQPFHIKVTGIHTYEDPKEAIRQAKAIFIGGGNTFLLLKTLYELGLVEELRDTVANGTPYMGSSAGSNMTGLTIGTTNDMPIVYPPSFDALQFLPFNINPHYLDPDPNSTHKGETRETRIYEFHQFNSQTVIGLREGSWLRVENGSIELKGELTARIFKPNQAPIEIPSGILKEEIYLS; encoded by the coding sequence TACAATTCATGGTAGTGGATATTTAGAATATATCAGAGAAGAAATTATTGATTTTTTACAGACTGATGAATTATTGTTTATTCCATATGCACGTCCTTCAGGAATTACACATGACGATTATACATCGAATGTTGAGCACGCATTACAACCATTTCATATAAAGGTTACAGGAATACATACGTATGAAGATCCAAAAGAAGCAATTCGTCAAGCAAAAGCAATATTCATTGGAGGTGGAAATACGTTTTTACTTTTAAAAACATTGTACGAATTGGGATTGGTTGAAGAACTTCGTGATACTGTAGCGAATGGAACACCATATATGGGAAGTAGTGCAGGAAGTAATATGACAGGATTAACGATAGGAACGACGAACGATATGCCGATTGTTTATCCACCAAGTTTTGATGCGTTACAATTCTTACCTTTTAATATCAATCCTCATTATTTGGATCCAGATCCAAACTCAACACATAAAGGTGAAACACGTGAAACCCGTATCTATGAATTTCATCAATTTAATTCCCAAACAGTTATAGGATTGCGTGAAGGAAGTTGGTTACGTGTAGAAAATGGATCAATAGAATTAAAGGGTGAATTAACTGCACGAATTTTCAAACCGAATCAGGCGCCTATTGAAATTCCCTCTGGAATTTTAAAGGAGGAAATTTATTTATCATAA